One Odocoileus virginianus isolate 20LAN1187 ecotype Illinois unplaced genomic scaffold, Ovbor_1.2 Unplaced_Scaffold_29, whole genome shotgun sequence genomic window carries:
- the LOC110125203 gene encoding olfactory receptor 2B2, whose amino-acid sequence MNRINESVPQEFILLGFSDRPWLELPLFVVFLISYILTIMGNLAIIIVSRLDSKLHTPMYFFLTNLSLLDLCYTTSTVPQMLVNICSLRKVISYGGCVAQLFIFLALGSTECLLLAVMSFDRFVAICRPLHYSIIMHQRLCLQLAAASWVSGFSNSVLQSTLTLQMPLCGHKEVDHFFCEVPALLRLSCVDTTANEAELFFISVLFLLIPVTLILISYAFIVQAVLRIQSVEGRQKAFGTCGSHLIVVSLFYGTAIYMYLQPPSPASKDRGKMVSLFYGIITPMLNPLIYTLRNKDVKGAFKRLIARIFLIKKYPNDRPC is encoded by the coding sequence ATGAATAGGATCAATGAGAGTGTCCCCCAAGAGTTCATCCTCTTAGGTTTCTCAGATCGACCATGGCTGGAGCTTCCACTCTTTGTGGTGTTCCTGATTTCCTATATCTTGACCATCATGGGCAATCTAGCAATAATTATTGTGTCCCGTCTGGATTCCAAGCTCCATACccccatgtatttttttcttaccaaTCTCTCACTCTTGGACCTTTGCTACACCACAAGTACAGTTCCACAGATGCTGGTAAACATATGCAGCCTCAGGAAGGTGATTAGTTATGGTGGCTGTGTGGcacaacttttcattttcttggctttGGGTTCCACTGAATGTCTCCTCCTGGCTGTCATGTCCTTTGATAGGTTTGTAGCTATTTGTCGGCCTCTCCACTACTCCATCATCATGCACCAAAGGCTCTGCCTCCAGCTGGCAGCTGCATCCTGGGTTAGTGGCTTCAGCAACTCAGTATTGCAGTCCACCTTGACCCTGCAGATGCCACTCTGTGGCCACAAGGAAGTAGATCACTTCTTCTGTGAAGTCCCTGCTCTGCTCAGGTTGTCATGTGTAGACACAACTGCCAATGAAGCCGAACTATTCTTTATCAGTGTGCTATTCCTTCTAATACCTGTGACACTCATTCTGATATCATACGCTTTTATTGTCCAAGCAGTGTTGAGAATACAATCAGTGGAAGGTCGGCAAAAAGCATTTGGAACATGTGGCTCCCATTTGATAGTGGTGTCACTTTTTTATGGCACTGCTATCTATATGTACCTGCAACCACCATCCCCTGCCTCCAAGGACCGGGGAAAGATGGTATCCCTTTTCTATGGAATCATCACACCCATGTTGAACCCCCTTATATACACACTTAGGAACAAAGATGTAAAGGGAGCATTTAAGAGGCTGATTGCAAGGATTTTCTTAATCAAGAAATATCCAAATGATAGGCCTTGTTAA
- the LOC110121901 gene encoding putative olfactory receptor 2W6, producing MWPQVMENDNTSAFEGFVLVGFSDRPHLELILFVVVLTFYLLTLLGNMTIILLSVVDSRLHTPMYFFLANLSFLDMCFTTGSIPQMLYNLWGADKTISYLGCAIQLYFVLALGGVECVLLAVMAYDRYAAVCKPLHYTVIMHPRLCGQLASVAWMGGFGNSLIMAPQTLMLPRCGHRRVDHFLCEMPALIGMACVDTTTLEALAFALAVFIILVPLVLILVSYGYIARAVLRIKSAAGRKKAFNTCSSHLIVVSLFYGTIIYMYLQPANTYSQDQGKFLTLFYTIVTPSVNPLIYTLRNKDVKEAVKKVLGKGEAEVE from the coding sequence ATGTGGCCACAGGTGATGGAAAATGACAACACAAGTGCTTTTGAAGGCTTCGTCCTGGTGGGCTTCTCTGATCGTCCCCACCTAGAGCTGATCCTCTTTGTGGTTGTCCTCACTTTTTATCTGCTGACTCTTCTTGGCAACATGACCATCATCTTGCTTTCAGTTGTGGATTCCCGGCTGCACACACCCATGTATTTCTTTTTGGCCAACCTCTCGTTCCTAGACATGTGCTTCaccacaggttccatccctcagATGCTCTACAACCTTTGGGGTGCAGATAAGACCATCAGCTATCTGGGGTGTGCCATCCAGCTCTACTTCGTCCTGGCTCTGGGAGGGGTGGAATGTGTGCTCCTGGCTGTCATGGCGTATGACCGCTACGCTGCAGTCTGCAAACCCCTGCATTACACTGTTATCATGCACCCGCGTCTCTGTGGGCAGCTGGCTTCAGTGGCATGGATGGGTGGCTTTGGCAATTCTCTCATCATGGCACCCCAGACGTTGATGCTACCTCGCTGTGGGCACCGGCGGGTGGACCACTTTCTCTGTGAGATGCCAGCACTAATTGGCATGGCCTGTGTCGATACCACGACCCTTGAGGCACTGGCATTTGCCTTGGCAGTCTTTATCATCCTGGTACCACTCGTCCTCATCCTTGTCTCTTACGGTTACATTGCACGAGCCGTGCTGAGGATCAAGTCAGCTGCCGGGCGAAAGAAAGCCTTCAACACCTGTAGCTCCCACCTCATTGTCGTCTCTCTCTTCTATGGTACGATTATATACATGTACCTCCAGCCAGCAAACACTTATTCCCAGGACCAGGGCAAGTTCCTTACTCTTTTCTACACAATAGTCACTCCCAGTGTTAACCCCCTAATCTATACACTGAGAAACAAAGATGTTAAAGAGGCCGTGAAGAAGGTACTAGGGAAGGGAGAGGCAGAAGTAGAGTAA